A part of Paraliobacillus zengyii genomic DNA contains:
- the galT gene encoding UDP-glucose--hexose-1-phosphate uridylyltransferase, with protein sequence MNQHIFKHIAQLIEKGIKQALITERDEIYVRNQILGLLQLEKYEEPDKGTEDRSIPDLLDTLLSFAIETKVIADILDEKEMLSAKIMDCFLSKPSEINAIFHQKYKESPSAATDYFYQLSKDSNYIQMKRIAKNIHYKTQTPYGDLDITINLSKPEKDPEQLKRERAMKQVVSYPNCVLCAENEGYVGRTGHPARSNHRIIDVTLEGEQWFLQYSPYVYYNEHSILFAGEHRPMKINRASFERLTAFVEQFPHYFMGSNADIPIVGGSILNHDHYQGGRYTFAMTKAQEEFLFELERFPHVHAAVVKWPMSVIRLRSQQKEDLLDAADHILKTWKQYSDSSVAIKAFTKSTPHNTITPIARIRDDHFELDLVLRNNRTSELHPFGIFHPHEDVHHIKKENIGLIEVMGLAVLPPRLKSEIDLIKSFLIDGKTKVDSYHQAWAEEIKHAHPNLSESNVEEIVYDALGKKFTRVLEDSGVFKSNNEGREAFKRFLETLNR encoded by the coding sequence ACTTGGATTGCTACAATTGGAAAAGTATGAAGAGCCAGATAAAGGAACAGAAGATAGAAGCATTCCTGACTTACTCGATACCCTGCTATCCTTTGCCATAGAGACGAAAGTAATAGCAGATATTTTAGATGAAAAGGAAATGCTTAGCGCAAAGATTATGGATTGCTTTTTATCGAAACCGTCGGAAATTAACGCAATTTTTCATCAGAAATATAAGGAATCACCAAGCGCTGCTACAGACTACTTTTATCAACTAAGTAAAGATAGTAACTATATTCAAATGAAGCGAATCGCCAAGAATATTCACTATAAGACACAAACACCCTATGGCGATTTAGACATTACTATTAATTTATCCAAACCTGAGAAAGATCCTGAACAACTTAAACGGGAACGTGCGATGAAGCAAGTTGTAAGCTACCCAAATTGTGTACTTTGCGCGGAAAATGAAGGATACGTTGGACGAACCGGACATCCAGCTAGGTCCAATCACAGAATTATCGACGTTACATTAGAAGGAGAACAGTGGTTTTTACAATACTCTCCTTATGTTTATTATAATGAGCATAGTATTTTGTTTGCAGGCGAGCATAGGCCCATGAAAATAAATCGTGCAAGTTTTGAACGTTTAACAGCTTTTGTTGAACAGTTTCCTCATTACTTTATGGGATCCAATGCGGACATACCAATTGTTGGTGGCAGTATTCTGAATCACGACCATTACCAAGGCGGAAGATATACTTTTGCAATGACAAAAGCACAAGAAGAATTCCTATTCGAATTAGAGAGATTTCCACATGTTCATGCTGCCGTTGTAAAATGGCCTATGTCTGTTATTCGTTTACGTAGTCAACAAAAGGAAGATCTGCTTGACGCTGCAGATCATATTTTGAAAACTTGGAAGCAATATAGTGATTCTAGCGTTGCTATTAAAGCATTTACTAAATCCACACCACATAATACAATTACACCAATTGCACGGATACGAGATGATCACTTTGAATTAGATCTTGTCTTACGTAATAATCGGACATCTGAGCTACATCCTTTTGGTATTTTTCATCCACATGAAGATGTCCATCATATAAAAAAAGAAAACATCGGATTAATTGAAGTAATGGGGTTAGCCGTACTACCTCCTCGTTTAAAATCTGAAATTGATTTAATTAAAAGCTTTTTAATTGATGGTAAAACCAAAGTGGATTCTTATCATCAAGCATGGGCGGAGGAAATCAAGCATGCTCATCCTAACTTGAGTGAATCTAACGTGGAAGAAATCGTTTATGACGCTTTAGGTAAAAAATTCACCCGAGTTTTAGAGGATTCTGGTGTCTTTAAGTCGAATAATGAAGGTAGAGAAGCGTTTAAACGTTTCCTTGAAACCTTAAATCGGTAA
- a CDS encoding aldose epimerase family protein yields MQVNVENLEIAGHSWKEFTLSNKQGMEVSCLNYGGIITKIMTPNKNNEFENVILSYADYEDYLDNPNFFGALIGRVAGRIEASSFQLDGKTYNLPSNEGKHHLHGGAAGFHKVLWQAAPFEESDAVGVTLTHRSQDGDGGYPGNLVMKVTYTLTNENAFNITYEAVVDQKTILTTTNHSYFNLSGNLKTDILQHDVKMEASQFVELDHELIPTGNILPVEGTVFDFQHGHKIIDGIHSVDQQNLVASNGYDHYFLFDHNKKENVVVTEQTSGRKLTVQTDQPGIVMYTSNGLDDTIKLREGKSAKYLGVCLETQSTPASLEHEGFPSILLEKDAPYKTTTNFIFSTN; encoded by the coding sequence ATGCAAGTAAACGTAGAAAATTTAGAAATTGCAGGACACAGTTGGAAAGAGTTCACACTTTCTAACAAGCAAGGAATGGAAGTTAGCTGCCTTAATTATGGTGGAATTATCACAAAAATAATGACACCCAATAAAAATAACGAATTTGAAAACGTTATCTTAAGTTATGCAGATTATGAAGATTATCTCGATAATCCTAATTTTTTCGGTGCTTTAATTGGTCGTGTAGCTGGTAGAATTGAAGCATCCTCTTTTCAATTAGATGGTAAGACTTATAATCTGCCATCTAATGAAGGAAAACACCATTTACACGGAGGCGCTGCAGGTTTCCATAAAGTACTTTGGCAAGCCGCTCCATTTGAAGAATCTGATGCTGTTGGGGTTACGCTAACACATAGAAGTCAAGATGGAGATGGAGGTTATCCAGGAAATCTTGTTATGAAAGTGACTTATACGCTAACAAATGAGAACGCTTTTAACATCACTTATGAAGCTGTTGTAGATCAAAAAACTATCCTAACCACTACAAATCACTCCTATTTTAATTTGAGTGGAAATTTAAAAACAGATATTTTACAGCATGATGTGAAAATGGAGGCTAGTCAATTTGTTGAATTAGATCATGAATTAATACCTACCGGAAATATTCTTCCTGTTGAAGGTACCGTGTTTGATTTTCAACATGGTCATAAGATTATAGATGGTATACATTCAGTTGATCAGCAAAACCTAGTCGCGTCAAACGGGTATGATCATTATTTCCTTTTTGATCATAACAAAAAAGAAAATGTAGTAGTTACAGAACAAACAAGTGGTAGAAAATTGACTGTCCAAACAGATCAACCAGGTATCGTTATGTATACTTCAAATGGTCTGGACGACACAATTAAACTTAGAGAGGGCAAGTCGGCTAAATATTTAGGTGTTTGTTTAGAAACACAATCAACACCTGCCTCACTTGAACATGAAGGTTTCCCTAGTATTTTACTAGAAAAGGATGCACCTTATAAAACAACTACTAACTTTATTTTTAGTACGAACTAA